The candidate division KSB1 bacterium region TTGAACCAATTCGTTCAACAGCGGCGCCTCGTCCTCACCGATACATTCAATGATTAACTTGGACCCTTTACCGGCCGCCAGCATCATCACGCCCATAATGCTTTTCGCATTCACACGCATCCCGTCGCGAACGAGAAACACGTCCGACTTGTAGCGGCCGGCGATCTTAGTGAACTGGGCCGCCGGCCGGACATGCAGTCCCAGCCGGTTCAGCAGCGTGACTTCTTTCTGAATCATGGGTTCGATGAACTCAAAGCAGAACTCCCAATGCAATCGCCGCGACCAACGATAGCAACAACGACAGCGTTACGGTCAGGCGCAACTTCTGCCCGGCCGTCATCACCGCGAAGGCCACCGCGAACTGCGCGAACAGTGGCCAGGCTCCCGACGAACTCCGGATGAGACTGACTCCCAACACCAGCCCCGCGACCACGACTCCGGTGCGATTCAACGCCTTGCGAACCCGCCCTACCCACGGCTCGCCCAGCACCTGCAAAACCCGCTCGCCCAGTTCATATCCTCGGCGAACTGCGAAAACCCGCAACCGATACAGCGGAACGTTGTAAACGAGCAGGCAAATGGAAGCGGTCACCGCCCAACTGATGACCGAGGGCCAGAGCAGGATCGGAATGATCCCGGCGGCAAACACGATCGGTTTCCAGCGATCCCAGATCAGCTGATCGCCCAGCAGTCCCAGCGGTCCCGCCAGCGACTCGCGCCACGAATTGAACTCGGCATCGCCCGCCGGCGATTTCTCCCGAAGCCGGCGCAAAATCGCGCCCTGCGCGTAAGCCGCGAATACCGGATGAGAATTCATGAAGCCCGCGGCGCGGCGCAACTCCGCCGCACGACCGCCGCCCCGGCGAAGAGCGGGCAGCAGCGAGAACAAATAGCCTGGCCCCTGCATCGTGCGGAAATTCAGCAGCGTTTGCAGGACATACGACCGCAACGCGATTTGCCGCGCGTCGGATTTGCTCAGAGTGTCAACCATGCAAGTCCTCCGGCGCTCGCGGCGATGAGACCGTACGCGACCACATTCCGTTTGCGAACAAACCGCGCGAAGAGCACGGCCGCCCCCGCGCCCAACAATCCCGGCCATAGCCCGGAAAACAGCGAGTCCGTCGCTTCGACGATGGAAGTAGGCACTCCGAGTGCGGCATAGTCGCCCAAATAGAGGGCCAGCAGCGCGCGGCCAAAGCCGTAGCCGACCAGCGCCAGCAACGCGCCCGTGAGGGCGTGAATGGCGACGGCGCCGAGAACGAGCAGACGAAACTGCAGCCGATCGTCTGCCGCGGCCGCCGACACGACACGCGGCGCGACATGATTCATGGCCTTGCGAACGAGCGGCGTCGCTTCCCCGCCGAGATATGACGCCAGCACGCCGGCCATCGTGGCAATCGCCAACACGAACCAGGCCGGTTCGCCCGCCGCCGTGGCCGGGACCGAGGCGGCCGTGGCCGTGGCGATCAGCGCGCCGACGTTTCCTTCCGGAAACTTCGCCGCTCCAATCGGCAAGCTGCCCAGCCACAAAAGCTGAAAACCCACGCCAAAGAACAAACCGATTTCGGGCCGACCCATCAGCAATCCGTACAGCGGACAGGCGATCAACGGCTGACAAATCATCAACTGTCCCACCGCGGTCGTGTCCAGATAGACAACCATTCCCGCGAGGGCCGCCGCTGTCCAGTGCACGATCAGAAGTCCCGTTCGATCATGAGCTGCGCCCATTCGGCGAGCAGCTCGCGGTTCTCCGTCGGCGGGAGTTGCTCAAGGTATTTCAAAGCGCGATTGACGTGGCCGCGCGCGCGTTCCGCCGTGAAGCGTACTCCGCCGCGCCGCACCAGCAAGTCAGTGACCTCTTGAATCCGGCCGGGGGTCGCCTGCGGGTCGCCGAGCGTCGCCGAGATCAGTTCGCGCTCCACGGGCGTCGCATGGGCGTAGGCATGCCGCGCAATCACCGTCCGCTTGCCCTCGCGAATATCCGCCCCGACCGGCTTGCCCAGCGTTTGTTCATTGCCGATTAAACCGAGGATATCATCCTGAAGCTGAAATGCCGCACCGCACGCGCTGCAGAACTCCGCCAGCGCGACCGCCAGCGGATGATGGAGATTCGGAGTGTTCAAACCGATGGCCGCTCCGGTCGTCCCGCAGAACTCGTACAGCGCGCCAGTCTTCTTCCACAACATCGTCTCGATCTGCTCAATCGTGAGCTGGTCGATGGGAACGCGGGAGTATTGCACGTCCAACATTTCGCCTTCGACCAGCGTGCAGAGCACGCGCGTGTCCAGTTCATTGATCAACGCCAGCGTCACTTCCGCATCGACGCCGAACTTGCGCGTCAATTCGGTCATCAGGCTGATCCCCCAGCCGTGCTGGACATCCCCGGCCAGCACCGCCACACTGACTCCGTAGTGCCGCGCTTCCGCGCCCGTGCCGAACAGGGCGTGCGTCGAAGGCTTGCGGAAGAATCGCTCGTGGACGGTGGGCTGGCCGCGCCGCATCGGATCCCGATCGATGATGTCATCGTGGACCAGCGTCCAGGTATGAAAGATCTCCGTGGCCGCCGCGACACTGATCGCCGTGGCTTCGTCCCCGCCGACCGCGCCGCAGCACAAGAGCAACACCGCCGGTCGCAGCCGCTTGCCGCCCGACGCGAAATAGCAGGTGACGGCCTCGCGCATGTCCTCCGGAGCGAAACGACTTACCGTTTCATGATTCAGGACATACGCCTGAACCGCGGAAACCCGACGTTCAATCTCCTCCTGAAGTCTTTGTGATAATTGAATTTGATAGGTAGGCAACGACCAGCTCCGGAGGTTCTAAACTTCTAATAATACACCCTTTCCCGCAGAATTGCAAGCTGGTGTTGGTGCCGTTCAATGAACGGTCCGCAGCGCCGCCGCCCGTGCCGGAAAACTTCGCGGGCCGTCATCACGACGGCCCGCTGGCGTTTCCGTTCCATTGCGGATCGAGGCTACCGCAACTCCATCCCCACCGCCAACTCCAGCGCGATGAGATTACTCTGATACTCCAGCTGCTTCGACAGATGATCGGTCTCCGCCTGTGCATAGGTGACCTGAGCATCGCGCAGGGACAACTGCGACGTGGCACCCAGCCGGTAACGCTCGCGCTCGAGTTCCAGCGTGCGCGAGGCCAACTCGCGATTGCGACCCGTAATTTGCAGCTGATTATACGCATTCTCGAGTGCGTAGAACGCATCGCGTACGTCGCGCTCCAGCGAAAGCTCAAGCTGCCGCGCCCGGTCCTCGGCCTTGTCCCGGTTCACGCGTTGCTGCACGACATCCAGCTCGCGACTGAAGCCGTCGAATAACGTCCAGCTCAACCGCAGCGAATAAGTTGCGTAGCGATTCTTCGGGTCCAAGGTCCACGCGTCACTCGTCCCATCGACCTGTTGCGACCGCGACCAGGTGGCGCCGAGCGACGCGGTCGGCAGGTAGTTCTGTTTAGTGCGCAACAGATTGTACCTCGCCACCTTCGAGCTCAGCCGGGCGATTTCCAGATCCGTGCGGTTGACGTAGGCCGAGTGGATCAAGTTATCCAACTCGAATTGAAACGGAGTGGCGTCGCCGAACTCCTCGATCGCATAATCGCTCTTCAGATCAATACCCAACGTCTGATTCAACTGCTCGCGAGCGGATTGCAGATCGCGCGCGGCGGAAGTAATGTCATTTTCCGCGCGGCCCAACGCGATTTGCGCCTGCAACACGTCCAGCTCCGTCACCGCGCCAACGTCGAATCGCGCCTTGGCCAGATCATAGGCATCTTGCCGCTGATCGCGCAACTTCTGGCTCAACTCGTGGAGCTTCTGCCGGGTCAGTACCAGTACCGCCTGCGAGGCAATCGTCCGCGCCAGGGTCTTTCGCGCGTCACCGACCGTGAGGTTGTTGATCGTCTCTTGCGACTTCGCCATCTTGTAAAGGTAATACCGCTGCGCTCCGTCAAACAGCAGCCAGCTCGCACTCAAGTCCTGCGACGACGAGCGGGAACTCCCCGTCCGACCCTCAGCGGAAACCGAACCGTCGGGATTCGTAAACGTCGCGGTCGAATAGTGACTCTCCGAGAAGTTCGCACCCACCGAGGCGGTCGGCAGGAACTGGCCCGCCGCGTTCACCTTGCCGATCGCGTTCAGACGGATGTCCTGTTCCGTTTCATGGAGACCGGGATTATTGCGGAATCCGATCTGCACCAGCGAATCCACCGACAGGGGAGCGGTACTGTTCACCAACGGGAAGGCGGATGCTGCCCAGGCAGGCATTGACAACAGAAGAAGAGCGGTAAGGCGATAGATCATGACGAAGGTTCGCTTCCGGAGTACTGGTCTTTGATTTCGTACAGGTAGGCGAGCACGGCATCGTGCTCGTTGGGGACGCGGCCGTCGAGAATGGCCTCTTCCAGCGCGTCCTTTATCTTTCCGACTAATTTGCCGGGCGGGATGTTGCAGATCGCCATAATCTCGTCGCCGCGAACCG contains the following coding sequences:
- a CDS encoding HPr family phosphocarrier protein — encoded protein: MIQKEVTLLNRLGLHVRPAAQFTKIAGRYKSDVFLVRDGMRVNAKSIMGVMMLAAGKGSKLIIECIGEDEAPLLNELVQLVENKFHED
- a CDS encoding PTS sugar transporter subunit IIC — its product is MHWTAAALAGMVVYLDTTAVGQLMICQPLIACPLYGLLMGRPEIGLFFGVGFQLLWLGSLPIGAAKFPEGNVGALIATATAASVPATAAGEPAWFVLAIATMAGVLASYLGGEATPLVRKAMNHVAPRVVSAAAADDRLQFRLLVLGAVAIHALTGALLALVGYGFGRALLALYLGDYAALGVPTSIVEATDSLFSGLWPGLLGAGAAVLFARFVRKRNVVAYGLIAASAGGLAWLTL
- a CDS encoding PTS system mannose/fructose/sorbose family transporter subunit IID encodes the protein MVDTLSKSDARQIALRSYVLQTLLNFRTMQGPGYLFSLLPALRRGGGRAAELRRAAGFMNSHPVFAAYAQGAILRRLREKSPAGDAEFNSWRESLAGPLGLLGDQLIWDRWKPIVFAAGIIPILLWPSVISWAVTASICLLVYNVPLYRLRVFAVRRGYELGERVLQVLGEPWVGRVRKALNRTGVVVAGLVLGVSLIRSSSGAWPLFAQFAVAFAVMTAGQKLRLTVTLSLLLSLVAAIALGVLL
- a CDS encoding polyprenyl synthetase family protein gives rise to the protein MPTYQIQLSQRLQEEIERRVSAVQAYVLNHETVSRFAPEDMREAVTCYFASGGKRLRPAVLLLCCGAVGGDEATAISVAAATEIFHTWTLVHDDIIDRDPMRRGQPTVHERFFRKPSTHALFGTGAEARHYGVSVAVLAGDVQHGWGISLMTELTRKFGVDAEVTLALINELDTRVLCTLVEGEMLDVQYSRVPIDQLTIEQIETMLWKKTGALYEFCGTTGAAIGLNTPNLHHPLAVALAEFCSACGAAFQLQDDILGLIGNEQTLGKPVGADIREGKRTVIARHAYAHATPVERELISATLGDPQATPGRIQEVTDLLVRRGGVRFTAERARGHVNRALKYLEQLPPTENRELLAEWAQLMIERDF
- a CDS encoding TolC family protein translates to MVNSTAPLSVDSLVQIGFRNNPGLHETEQDIRLNAIGKVNAAGQFLPTASVGANFSESHYSTATFTNPDGSVSAEGRTGSSRSSSQDLSASWLLFDGAQRYYLYKMAKSQETINNLTVGDARKTLARTIASQAVLVLTRQKLHELSQKLRDQRQDAYDLAKARFDVGAVTELDVLQAQIALGRAENDITSAARDLQSAREQLNQTLGIDLKSDYAIEEFGDATPFQFELDNLIHSAYVNRTDLEIARLSSKVARYNLLRTKQNYLPTASLGATWSRSQQVDGTSDAWTLDPKNRYATYSLRLSWTLFDGFSRELDVVQQRVNRDKAEDRARQLELSLERDVRDAFYALENAYNQLQITGRNRELASRTLELERERYRLGATSQLSLRDAQVTYAQAETDHLSKQLEYQSNLIALELAVGMELR